TCACTCGGCGCCGACGCGCAGAACACCTTTCGCTGCACAGCCCCCACCCTCCTGGAAACCCAAGCTCCGGACCATTCTCCGGGCTGGAGAGGTTCATCGTTGGAACACGCCGCGGGCGGGTGGACATCCAGGGCAGAAAGGTGAAATCTGTACTGTGGAAACTTCAACTAATCACGCTGGAGGAATTGGCGATGGCCAACGAGTACGCCGCACTGTCCGGTGACTACACGCTCGACCCCGCCCACACCCGGGTCGGGTTCGTCGCGCGGCACGCGATGGTGACGAAGGTGCGGGGCGCGTTCGACGAGTTCGAGGGCTCGTTCCACGTCGACGGGGAGAACCCGGCGAACTCGTCCGGCCGGGTGACGATCCAGGCGAAGAGCATCAACACCCGCAACAGCCAGCGCGACGACCACCTGCGCAGCAACGACTTCCTGTCGATGAACGAGCACCCGGAAATCACTTTCGTGTCGACCGCGGTCAAGCAGACCGGGGACGCGGAGTTCGTGGTCAGTGGTGAGCTGACGATTCGTGGCGTGACGAAGCCGGTCGAGGTCGGGTTCGAGTACACCGGCACGGCGACCGACCCGTTCGGCAACCAGCGGCTCGGGCTGGAGGGTTCGGTGGTGATCAACCGCAAGGACTTCGGCGTCAGCTGGAACGCGGCGCTCGAGGGCGGCGGCGTACTCGTCAGCGAGAAGGTCACGCTCGAGCTCGAGGTCTCGGCGATCAAGTCTGCCTGAACGGGCACCCGGGACTGCCCGTGCCGACCGGGGGATCGGGCGGTCCCGGGGTCAGGCGTGACGAGTGGTTTGGTGCAGGAGGGCCTCGACGGCCTGGTGCAGTTCTTGGTCGTGGTGCGGGCCGGACCAGACCACGATTCGGCCGCGGTCGCCGAGTTTGGTACTGATCAGGTCGCGGGCCGGGGCCGGATCGCCCTGGTTGACGAGTACGACCAGACGGCGGCCGTCTCGTTGCAGCCGGTCCAGGAGCGGCGGCAGGGTCGAGCCACGGAACAGGCCGGGATCGCTCTTCACCTTCGTCTCGATCATCACGCCCCGGCCGCGTACGACCAGCAGGAAG
The genomic region above belongs to Kribbella solani and contains:
- a CDS encoding YceI family protein; translated protein: MANEYAALSGDYTLDPAHTRVGFVARHAMVTKVRGAFDEFEGSFHVDGENPANSSGRVTIQAKSINTRNSQRDDHLRSNDFLSMNEHPEITFVSTAVKQTGDAEFVVSGELTIRGVTKPVEVGFEYTGTATDPFGNQRLGLEGSVVINRKDFGVSWNAALEGGGVLVSEKVTLELEVSAIKSA